From one Bacteroides intestinalis DSM 17393 genomic stretch:
- a CDS encoding DUF4922 domain-containing protein: MNQTINNLFTEQLVSWETARNNYAALSGVQVKELNVNGIPYKVQFNPARIVSSGAKVDAQSIKERKCFLCPANLPPVQKGIPFEGHYNILVNPFPIFPRHLTIPEVAHVNQRIAVRFKDMLALAQALTDYTIFYNGPKCGASAPDHAHFQAGNKGFMPIEKDWREQVAGKVAGYGEATLWYLNDAPRATLVIEAANKKHAAALFDIIYHSLDIKPGDDEPMMNVLAWYEDEKWIVCVFPREKHRPACYTAEGDANLLSSPASVDLGGVFITPVEKDFLKITAEDIAQILSEVSLSAEDFHQVRQRIKEKI; the protein is encoded by the coding sequence ATGAACCAAACCATAAACAATTTGTTCACCGAGCAACTAGTCTCCTGGGAAACGGCTCGTAACAACTATGCCGCCCTTTCGGGTGTCCAGGTGAAGGAGTTGAATGTAAACGGTATTCCTTATAAGGTACAGTTCAATCCTGCACGTATCGTTTCTTCGGGAGCCAAAGTAGATGCCCAGTCCATCAAGGAACGCAAATGTTTCCTCTGCCCGGCCAATTTACCGCCGGTGCAGAAAGGAATTCCGTTCGAAGGACATTATAATATCCTGGTCAATCCGTTCCCTATCTTTCCCCGTCACCTGACGATACCGGAAGTGGCACACGTGAACCAGCGCATAGCCGTCCGTTTCAAGGATATGCTGGCATTGGCACAAGCGTTGACGGATTACACAATATTCTATAATGGTCCCAAGTGCGGTGCCTCCGCCCCCGATCACGCTCACTTCCAGGCAGGCAACAAAGGTTTCATGCCTATTGAAAAGGACTGGCGCGAACAAGTAGCAGGCAAAGTGGCAGGTTACGGTGAAGCTACCCTCTGGTACTTGAATGACGCTCCCCGTGCAACATTGGTCATTGAAGCAGCCAATAAGAAACATGCTGCCGCCCTGTTCGATATCATTTATCATTCACTGGACATCAAACCGGGAGATGACGAACCGATGATGAATGTATTGGCATGGTACGAAGATGAGAAATGGATCGTATGCGTATTTCCACGTGAGAAGCACCGTCCGGCTTGCTATACAGCCGAAGGAGATGCCAATTTATTGAGCAGTCCTGCATCCGTAGACCTCGGCGGAGTGTTTATCACACCGGTCGAAAAAGACTTTCTCAAGATTACCGCCGAAGACATAGCCCAGATCCTGAGCGAAGTATCGCTTTCTGCCGAAGACTTCCATCAGGTACGTCAGCGCATTAAAGAGAAGATATAA
- a CDS encoding SpoIID/LytB domain-containing protein has translation MKEPKVHVGILFEPQIEFILLNPYRINGMEISGKQVVTYNEGRILWNGRLYDELLFEPVNEATDAFELLDVTIGINFHWERKEDQRFLGSLKIIVENKKLTGINVIHVEDYLTSVISSEMSATASLELLKAHAVISRSWLLAIDNSLRHDSAAPNNAANCQLSTVNCQLKWYERDAHTRFDVCADDHCQRYQGITRASTEIVKQAIAATRGQVLTSDGKICDARFSKCCGGAFEEFQYCWEDTPHPYLRKQRDFRIFNPKTCDLSFEATRPGGGLPDLTDEQEAETWIRTSPPAFCNTTNKRILSQVLNNYDQETTDFYRWKMEYTQEELSALILKRSGIDYGQIIDLVPIARGTSGRLWKLKIVGTKRTLTIGKELEIRRTLSTSHLYSSAFIVGKEDVSPEGIPGRFILTGAGWGHGVGLCQIGAAVMGEEGYKYDAILLHYYIGASIEKLYD, from the coding sequence ATGAAAGAACCCAAAGTACACGTAGGCATATTGTTCGAGCCGCAAATAGAGTTTATCCTGCTGAATCCGTACCGCATCAACGGTATGGAAATCAGTGGCAAGCAGGTTGTGACCTACAACGAAGGCAGGATACTGTGGAACGGACGCCTTTATGACGAGCTTCTATTTGAACCTGTAAACGAAGCTACCGACGCTTTCGAACTGCTTGATGTCACCATCGGCATCAACTTCCACTGGGAGCGTAAAGAAGACCAGCGCTTCCTGGGTTCTCTGAAGATTATTGTGGAGAACAAGAAGCTGACAGGCATCAACGTCATCCACGTAGAAGATTACCTGACCAGCGTAATCTCCAGTGAGATGAGCGCAACGGCTTCGTTAGAGTTGTTGAAGGCACATGCAGTGATTTCACGAAGCTGGCTCCTTGCAATTGACAATTCCTTACGGCATGACAGCGCAGCACCCAATAACGCAGCCAATTGTCAATTGTCAACTGTCAATTGTCAATTGAAGTGGTATGAGCGCGACGCCCATACCCGTTTCGACGTCTGTGCAGACGACCATTGCCAGCGTTATCAAGGCATCACCCGCGCCTCCACCGAAATCGTAAAGCAAGCTATCGCTGCCACCCGCGGACAAGTATTGACGTCTGACGGTAAGATATGTGATGCCCGCTTCTCCAAATGCTGCGGCGGTGCATTCGAAGAATTCCAGTATTGCTGGGAAGATACACCCCATCCGTATCTCCGGAAACAACGCGACTTCCGCATCTTCAATCCCAAAACCTGCGACCTCAGCTTTGAAGCTACCCGACCCGGTGGAGGATTACCCGACCTGACGGATGAACAGGAAGCGGAAACGTGGATTCGTACCTCTCCACCGGCCTTCTGCAACACCACAAATAAGAGAATCCTTTCGCAGGTGCTGAACAATTACGACCAGGAAACCACCGACTTCTACCGCTGGAAAATGGAATACACCCAAGAAGAACTTTCTGCACTGATCCTGAAACGCTCCGGCATCGATTACGGGCAAATCATCGATCTTGTCCCTATCGCCCGTGGAACTTCAGGTCGCCTCTGGAAACTGAAAATCGTAGGAACCAAACGGACGCTCACCATCGGCAAAGAACTGGAAATACGCCGTACGCTGTCCACTTCCCATCTCTACAGTTCCGCATTCATAGTAGGTAAGGAAGACGTCTCTCCCGAAGGTATCCCCGGACGCTTCATCCTCACCGGAGCTGGTTGGGGACACGGCGTAGGTTTGTGCCAGATCGGCGCCGCCGTCATGGGCGAGGAAGGATATAAGTATGACGCAATACTGCTGCACTATTACATAGGCGCAAGTATCGAGAAGCTATATGACTAA
- a CDS encoding MFS transporter → MNSTKRISPWAWVPTLYFAQGIPYFIVNNISVLMFAKMGVPNGEMALFTSLLYLPWTIKPFWSPFIDIIKTKRWWIISMQILMSIAFILLTLSIPKPDEATIAAGTTPISMFTITLVLFIITAFASATHDIAADGFYMLALRQSDQAAFVGIRSTFYRLASIFGQGVLVAIAGAIELRYKDIPLSWTITMLVTAVMFSLVTFYHLFAIPKPTSDKSVLTPGTASAKAIFQEFGRTFATYFTKPGVWLAIAFMLLYRLPEAFLIKMCMPFLVASKEAGGLELSTAEVGIVYGTIGVIFLTVGGILGGLFASRIGLKKSIWWMAGCMTLPCLTFVYLAIGQPDNLFAISTAIAIEQFGYGFGFTAYMLYMMYFSEGEFKTSHYAICTAFMALSMMIPGMFAGYLQEAVGYVNFFWIVILCCAATIVVTVFADRKIDPTYGKK, encoded by the coding sequence ATGAACAGTACAAAAAGAATATCACCGTGGGCATGGGTACCTACCTTATACTTTGCACAAGGCATCCCCTACTTCATAGTCAACAACATCTCGGTACTGATGTTTGCCAAGATGGGTGTTCCCAATGGAGAGATGGCTTTGTTTACGAGTTTGCTGTATCTACCCTGGACCATCAAGCCCTTCTGGAGCCCGTTCATCGACATCATCAAGACCAAACGATGGTGGATCATCTCTATGCAAATCCTGATGTCGATAGCATTCATCCTGTTGACACTGTCTATTCCGAAACCGGATGAAGCAACGATAGCTGCCGGAACAACTCCCATCAGCATGTTCACCATCACACTGGTTCTCTTCATCATTACAGCATTTGCTTCGGCTACACATGATATTGCCGCCGATGGCTTCTACATGCTGGCATTAAGACAGAGCGACCAGGCTGCATTTGTCGGTATCCGAAGCACCTTCTACCGCCTTGCATCCATCTTCGGACAAGGAGTACTCGTAGCCATAGCCGGTGCCATCGAGCTGAGATACAAAGACATTCCACTGTCATGGACCATCACAATGCTGGTTACAGCCGTCATGTTCAGTTTGGTAACTTTCTATCACCTCTTTGCAATACCCAAGCCTACCTCTGACAAGTCTGTGCTGACACCGGGAACAGCCAGTGCAAAAGCCATATTCCAAGAGTTCGGGCGCACATTTGCCACTTACTTCACCAAACCCGGCGTATGGCTGGCCATCGCATTCATGCTGCTTTATCGCCTGCCCGAAGCATTCCTCATCAAGATGTGTATGCCTTTCCTGGTAGCTTCTAAAGAGGCAGGAGGTCTGGAACTTTCCACGGCAGAAGTAGGTATTGTGTATGGCACTATCGGAGTGATATTCCTCACCGTAGGCGGTATCCTGGGCGGATTGTTTGCATCGCGTATCGGACTGAAGAAATCCATTTGGTGGATGGCGGGATGCATGACACTCCCCTGTCTGACCTTCGTCTATCTCGCCATCGGCCAACCCGATAATCTGTTTGCCATCTCCACGGCCATTGCCATCGAGCAGTTCGGCTACGGATTCGGATTCACGGCCTATATGCTTTATATGATGTACTTCTCCGAAGGAGAGTTCAAGACGTCGCACTATGCCATCTGTACCGCCTTCATGGCACTGAGCATGATGATTCCGGGCATGTTTGCAGGTTACCTTCAGGAAGCAGTCGGCTATGTCAACTTCTTCTGGATCGTAATACTCTGCTGTGCCGCCACTATTGTGGTCACGGTGTTTGCCGACAGGAAGATTGACCCGACATACGGGAAGAAGTGA
- a CDS encoding exo-beta-N-acetylmuramidase NamZ family protein yields MKKYILLCVLCFLCGASQAQKIRIKTGIEVLKDQNFKCLEGKRVGLITNPTGVDNQMKSTIDILHEAPNVNLVALFGPEHGVRGDVHAGDHVTDIKDATTGLPVYSLYGKTRKATPEMLKDIDVLVYDIQDIGCRSFTYISTMGLAMEAAAENGKEFIVLDRPNPVGGLKIEGNLVEDDCISFVSQFKIPYLYGLTCGELALMLNGEKMMAAQCNLHVVKMKGWKRKMDYVQTGLQWVPSSPHIPHPHSAIFYPVSGILGELGYMSIGVGYTIPFQMFAAQWVEAEKLAGNLNALNVPGVVFRPMYLKPFYSVGKGELLQGVQVHIMDVQKAPLSDIQFLIMQEIAALYPDRAVFEHADKGRFRMFDMVSGSEEIRKRFSQRNRWEDVRDYWYKDAEDFRRLSKKYYLYK; encoded by the coding sequence ATGAAAAAGTATATTCTCCTCTGTGTCCTCTGCTTCCTCTGTGGTGCATCGCAGGCACAAAAGATTCGGATAAAGACAGGTATCGAAGTCCTGAAAGATCAGAACTTCAAGTGCTTGGAAGGCAAACGTGTAGGTCTGATTACCAACCCCACCGGAGTGGATAATCAGATGAAATCCACCATTGACATTCTGCATGAAGCACCGAACGTAAATTTGGTTGCCCTCTTTGGTCCGGAGCACGGGGTTCGTGGCGACGTACATGCCGGCGACCACGTGACGGACATCAAAGATGCCACCACCGGATTGCCCGTATATTCCCTTTACGGCAAAACCCGCAAGGCTACACCGGAGATGTTGAAAGACATTGACGTATTGGTCTACGATATCCAGGATATCGGTTGCCGCTCATTCACCTATATCAGTACAATGGGACTGGCTATGGAAGCAGCAGCCGAAAACGGTAAAGAATTTATCGTATTGGATCGCCCCAACCCGGTAGGTGGACTCAAGATAGAAGGCAATCTGGTAGAAGATGATTGCATTTCTTTTGTCAGTCAGTTCAAGATTCCGTACCTTTACGGGCTGACTTGCGGTGAGCTGGCATTGATGCTGAACGGAGAAAAGATGATGGCAGCACAATGCAACCTGCACGTTGTGAAGATGAAAGGTTGGAAACGCAAGATGGACTATGTACAAACGGGGTTACAATGGGTACCCTCTTCTCCGCATATCCCCCATCCGCACTCGGCTATATTCTATCCAGTAAGCGGTATTCTGGGGGAACTGGGATACATGTCCATCGGAGTAGGCTATACGATACCCTTCCAGATGTTCGCCGCACAGTGGGTAGAAGCAGAAAAACTGGCGGGAAACCTGAACGCATTGAATGTGCCGGGTGTCGTATTCAGGCCGATGTATCTGAAACCCTTCTACTCCGTGGGTAAGGGTGAATTGCTGCAAGGCGTACAGGTACACATCATGGATGTGCAAAAAGCCCCGCTGAGCGACATCCAGTTCCTGATAATGCAGGAGATCGCAGCGCTCTATCCTGACCGTGCTGTATTTGAGCATGCCGACAAAGGACGTTTCCGTATGTTCGATATGGTAAGCGGCTCGGAAGAGATACGCAAGCGGTTCTCACAACGCAACCGCTGGGAAGATGTTCGCGACTATTGGTATAAGGATGCTGAAGACTTCCGACGGTTGTCGAAGAAGTACTACTTATACAAATAA